A single window of Eucalyptus grandis isolate ANBG69807.140 chromosome 1, ASM1654582v1, whole genome shotgun sequence DNA harbors:
- the LOC108958994 gene encoding probable LRR receptor-like serine/threonine-protein kinase At5g37450 codes for MPPISHGRNIVREVLQACQSGSMFSIIDRSMGPYPSECIKKFMTWALKCCDDQTKARPTMLEVVRELENISSMLPETDTITTESEPSSSGIEDSALQPLYPRRSPHTSTDLVGSDLVSGVITTITAR; via the exons ATGCCGCCCATATCTCATGGCAGAAACATTGTCAGGGAG GTGCTACAAGCTTGTCAATCTGGATCGATGTTCTCCATCATAGATCGAAGCATGGGCCCATATCCTTCTGAATGTATCAAGAAATTTATGACATGGGCCCTCAAGTGTTGCGATGATCAGACCAAGGCGCGACCAACAATGTTGGAGGTGGTACGAGAATTGGAGAACATATCTTCCATGCTACCGGAAACCGACACTATCACCACGGAATCAGAACCTTCCAGCTCAGGAATCGAGGATTCTGCCTTACAGCCTCTTTACCCAAGGAGAAGTCCACACACATCCACCGATTTGGTCGGAAGTGACCTTGTAAGTGGAGTGATAACCACAATCACGGCCCGTTAA
- the LOC104432919 gene encoding uncharacterized protein LOC104432919 gives MRSNFVRFIVWASYLLLSFIAKIALGKLSVVRIDDPEHPSYDVVLEGLLAPLLLMQLGYTDRITAYSVEDNQLGMRQILNIGATVVFVVRILIRCWDGSSPVSWLYILLFVAVFIKAALWIWALKSVYDENSIVNAEYYPKVTKEARESSPQLELFPEDKKFDSAKDILKAYFRFDCLKPHLVNWPYHHVFVSRDWMSIDRYPANRAFTVNEIELNFMFDTLYTKAPILYTKCGIIGCSIGFFCLVSALCRFAVIFKSAFLIDMYIAYTYALLMAVTCLELYQITTLAFSDWAVVEMGKNLGMPLFSRLFLRLIPFLANQCMRKKRWSRSIGQIDLLKHCLSYQERRNPVRVVLNWFGKWMAVRAVLDWFGKREIFSWYWLQSRQPMPLHLRALVLRKMEELEQKRNFRRFKQRGKWTLEIHGIQEKQGLRSSIEAIFAKSIIIWHIATKILRSLEIEKSNACEGSKFLSEYMMYLLAVHPHMLSLPTADMTLEDACCMLKPFLRYRDYKEAISALSSPDGDVPVPVIPSKETWDVLSEVQKLVADLRTMDNKWELISSIWVEMLCHAANNCHVYRHAKQLRRGGAVITHVWLLLAHQTDKFPFENPDRCLDIPEISLLGKRFF, from the coding sequence ATGAGGTCGAATTTTGTTAGATTCATCGTCTGGGCTTCCTATTTGCTCCTTTCTTTCATTGCGAAAATTGCGCTGGGCAAGCTTTCTGTGGTCCGCATCGATGATCCTGAACATCCGAGTTACGACGTGGTGTTGGAAGGGCTGCTTGCCCCATTGCTTCTGATGCAACTTGGGTACACAGACCGCATAACGGCCTATTCGGTGGAAGATAACCAGCTGGGAATGAGACAGATTCTGAACATCGGGGCTACAGTTGTCTTCGTGGTTCGTATTCTCATTCGCTGTTGGGACGGCTCGTCCCCAGTCTCATGGCTGTACATCCTCTTGTTCGTTGCCGTATTCATAAAGGCGGCATTGTGGATCTGGGCTCTCAAATCCGTGTACGACGAGAACTCAATTGTGAACGCCGAGTACTATCCCAAAGTAACCAAGGAAGCCAGGGAAAGCAGTCCTCAGCTCGAACTGTTCCCCGAGGACAAGAAGTTTGACTCCGCAAAGGACATCTTGAAGGCCTACTTTCGGTTCGATTGTCTGAAGCCCCACCTCGTGAACTGGCCGTACCACCACGTGTTCGTATCCCGAGATTGGATGTCCATCGACAGGTACCCTGCCAACCGCGCTTTCACCGTGAACGAGATTGAGCTGAACTTCATGTTCGACACGCTCTACACTAAAGCGCCCATTCTGTACACGAAATGCGGCATCATAGGCTGCTCTATCGGTTTCTTCTGCTTGGTGTCTGCCTTGTGTAGATTCGCCGTGATCTTCAAGAGCGCCTTCTTGATCGATATGTACATCGCCTACACCTATGCGTTACTGATGGCAGTCACATGTCTCGAACTTTATCAGATCACAACGTTGGCATTTTCGGATTGGGCAGTGGTGGAGATGGGTAAGAACCTTGGGATGCCGCTCTTCTCAAGGCTCTTCTTAAGGCTCATCCCGTTTCTGGCTAATCAGTGCATGAGGAAGAAAAGATGGTCGAGGTCGATAGGGCAGATCGATTTGTTAAAACACTGCCTCTCATACCAAGAAAGGCGAAATCCAGTCCGCGTGGTACTTAATTGGTTTGGTAAGTGGATGGCCGTCCGCGCAGTACTTGATTGGTTTGGCAAGCGGGAGATCTTCAGTTGGTATTGGTTACAGTCCCGCCAGCCCATGCCCTTGCACCTCAGGGCGTTGGTACTACGAAAGATGGAGGAGCTAGAGCAGAAAAGAAACTTCCGGCGCTTCAAGCAAAGAGGCAAGTGGACGCTCGAGATTCACGGCATCCAAGAGAAACAAGGACTGAGGAGTAGCATCGAGGCAATATTTGCTAAGAGCATCATAATCTGGCACATTGCAACAAAAATCCTGCGGTCATTGGAAATCGAAAAATCCAATGCTTGTGAAGGAAGTAAATTCCTATCAGAGTACATGATGTACCTCCTCGCTGTGCATCCTCACATGCTGTCCCTCCCCACCGCCGACATGACTCTGGAGGACGCTTGTTGCATGCTGAAGCCTTTCTTGAGGTACCGAGACTATAAAGAAGCAATTAGCGCACTGTCGTCGCCGGATGGTGATGTCCCAGTCCCTGTCATACCAAGTAAGGAAACGTGGGACGTGTTGTCGGAGGTGCAGAAGCTTGTGGCCGACCTGAGGACGATGGACAACAAGTGGGAGCTCATCAGCAGCATTTGGGTGGAGATGTTGTGTCATGCAGCAAACAATTGTCATGTGTATCGCCATGCCAAGCAACTGAGAAGAGGAGGTGCGGTCATCACTCATGTGTGGCTCCTCTTGGCCCACCAGACCGACAAGTTCCCTTTTGAAAATCCTGACCGCTGCCTCGATATCCCTGAAATATCCCTCCTAGGAAAAAGGTTCTTCTAG